Within the Leptogranulimonas caecicola genome, the region TGTCCACCACAGAGAGCACCAATGCCTCGTCCATGGGGACCATGGCTTGCGCAAAGCGGGTGACAGATTCCTTGGATCCCAGGGCAGCCGCAAAGCAATCCCCCAGCACGATGCCCACATCTTCTACCGTATGATGGGCGTCTACCTCAAGGTCTCCTTCGCATTGGACCTTAAGGTCGAAGAGGCCATGACGTCCAAAGGCAGAGAGCATGTGGTCAAAGAACCCCACTCCGGTATGCACATCCACCTGGCCGGTACCGTCGAGGTTCAAGCTGATGGTAATGGCGGTCTCTTGGGTGGCACGGGAAAGCGTGGCGCATCTCATGGGCAACCTCCTTTGTCTTTAGGCATAGTAGATGGTTTTAGCTGGACGTGCCTTGGGATAAAAGCTCGCGAAACGCCTTGATCACAGATTGGTTCTCTTCTGGAGTGCCCACGGTGATGCGCAGGCAGTCCCTAAGGCCGGGACTGTGGGAGAAATCGCGCACCAAAATGGAATACCTGTCGATGAGCGCCTGTCGGACTTGGTGCGCATGCTGTAGGCGCACCAGCAAGAAATTGGCCTCCGAGTCCCAGACTTCGCAGCCTAAGGCTCGCAGTTGCTGGGCGAGAGAAGCCCGCTCTTGGCAGATAGAGGCCACCGTTTTCAACAATTCGCCTTTATGGCTCAATGCGACTTGTGCTGCCGCTTGGGACAGGCTGTTGACCGAATAGGGCTGGCGGACGGCTGCAAAGACGTCGATGACCTCAGGAGAGGCCACCACATATCCCAAGCGCGCGCCTGCAAGCCCAAAGGCTTTGGAGAGGGTTTTGAGCACCATGAGTCGAGGATGGCGTCCAAGCAGCGGCATCGCCGAGCTGTTTGGAGGAGCAAATTCACCGTAGGCCTCGTCTACCATCACCACACCGGGACAGCACTCGCATAGCTCCTGAATCTTATCCAATGGAGCCAGGTCTCCAGTAGGATTATTGGGCGAGGTCACCACTACAATATCTGCAGTGGCAGCCGCGTTTAGGGTCTGATCCCAAAGCGGTGTGAAGGTTTCAGGATCACGCCAGACATTGACTACCTGAGTGCCTAACAGCTTGCTGTAAAGCTCATAGACAGAGAAAGTGGGAGGCATGTTGACCAGCACTTTGCCGGAACCTCCAAAGGCAAGGAAGAGATTGAATAGCAACTCGTCGCCGCCGTTTCCCACGATGAGGGTTTCTGGAGCCACTCCCAGCCACTGAGCAAGGGAGTTTTTGAGATTATGGGCTAAAGGGTCTGGATAACGATGGACCTGAACCTGAGACAGAGCCAAGTCCAAATCCTGCCTAAATGCTTCTGACTGCGGCCAGGTATTCTCGTTGGCAGACAGATTGACATCACAGAGAGTGAAGGCAGGATCGTAGGGCTCCAGCGAAGCCACTTCGCTTCTTACCAATGACTGCACCCAGGGCGATAGAGCCATAGCCTCTCCTTTGATAGTGATGTACGGTTAAAGGGTGGCATCCAGATCGAAATCCAGGGCGGGACGCCCCGGCTCCTGAAGCGGCTCTGGCCAAGCTACCGTAAAGACGTCGGCGCAGATGGAATCCAGGGATTGGGGGAGCGCGTCCTTCTCGGCATCTTCTAGCTCACGGCATCGCATGCCTACCGAGAGAGCATGGGCCCACAGTCCCTCGCCTTGAGCCAAGGTTTGGGTGGCCTGGGCATCGGCCAGCATGCCTTCGGGGCTGTAGCAGATGACCGAAGAGCGAGTGACAAAGTCGTCCACGGAAAGCGGGTTGGAGAAGGCCGCGGTGCCTCCGGTGGGAAGTGTGTGGTTGGGACCGGCCACGTAGTCGCCCAGAGGCTCAGAGCTCCAGGGGCCCACGAAGATGGCGCCCGCATTGCGGATGGATCCCAAGAGGTGGAGGGCGTCGGCACAGTGGAGCTCCAGGTGCTCGGGCGCCACCGCATTGGTGGCAGCGACGGCATCTTCTTTAGAGGCAGCAAGCACGATGAGGCCTTGATCTGCCAAAGAGGCAGCAGTGACCTCAGCGCGGGGAGATTGAGGCACCAAGAGGTCCAGCGCCTGCTGCACCTGACGGGCCAAGGTGGAAGACCAGGTCACCAGGTAGCAGGCACCCAGAGGGTCGTGCTCGGCCTGGGCCATGAGGTCTGCAGCCACGATGGCTGGATTGGCGCTCTCATCTGCCAGCACGCACACCTCAGAGGGACCGGCGATCATATCGATGCCTACATCGCCGGACACACAGCGTTTAGCTGCAGCTACATAGGCGTTGCCGGGGCCGGTGATCTTGGAGACCGCTGGGATCTCTTGGGTGCCGTAGGCCAAAGCAGCGATGGCCTGGGCGCCTCCTACGGCATAGACCTCGTCGACACCGGCTACCGCTGCGGCAGCCAACGTATAGGCCGAAAGCGAGCCATCACGCTGAGGCGGGGTTACCATGACCACGCGGTCGACACCGGCGACCTTGGCGGGCACTACGTTCATGAGCACGGTGGAAGGATACTGGGCGCGGCCTCCGGGCACATAGACGCCCACCGAAGCCAAAGGAGAGATCTTCACTCCCAGCAAGGTGCCGTCAGGACGGGTGGAAAACCAAGACTGCACCACTTCGCGCTGGTGGAACTCGGTGAGCTGGCGGTGAGCCTTGTGAAGCGCCTCTAAAAAGGCAGGGTCTACCAGGTCCAGGCTCTCTTGGATGACGCTCTGGGGAACCCTAAACTGCTTGGGGCAGGCGCCGTCAAATTTGAGACAGAATCGACGCACCGCAGCGTCGCCGTCTTCGCGCACTTGGGCCACAATCTTCTCGGCAGCCACTACAACCGATGCCGGCAGCGCCCCAGACCTGTGGAGTTGGGCTTTGGTGAGTTGCTGGCCCGCTTGCAGGGTGACCTGACGCATGGTGGGCGGCTTCATGGTGGATTTCCTTCCCTTCGAGGTAGCGGACGAGAGTTTTTAAGAGATGCGAGAGAGGGCCTCTGCCAGCGTGCGGACCTGGGGATTTCTGCGATAGGCCGCAGGACTCGCGAAGAAACGGGCGGAGCAGTTCATTACATCGTCGTCTACCACCACTAAGTCGTTCTCTTTGAGGGTGGTGCCTGTAGCAGTGATGTCAACAATGCGGTCGGCCATTCCCACGATGGGGCCAAGCTCGATGTTTCCGTGGAGCGCCACGATATCTACCGGGCAGCCTATGGAGTCATAGTAGGCCTGGGTGATGCGAGGGTACTTGGTGGCCACCCGATAAGAGCCTCGGCGGGCAAAGGCTTTCTCTGCGAAACCCTTGCGAGAGGCTGGCTCTGCCACCACAAAATGGCAGGCGCCCACCTTGAGATCCACCAGTTGTATAAGGTCCAGATTCGCCTCGAAAAGCGAGTCGTTGCCGCAGATTCCGCAGTCAGCGCCGCCATAGGCCACAAAAGCGGGCGCATCGGTGGCACGCACGATGAGGTACTCCACCTCCCCCGCGTTGACGATAAGCTTGCGGCCCAGATCGTCGAGCTCCTCGGTGGGAAGCCCTGCACGTTTTAACAGTTCGACCGTAGGAGCGAAAAGGGAGCCTTTAGGCACTGCAATACGCAGGGGGCGCTTGCGGATGTCCTTCTCGGCATCCAAGGAGGCCTGCACCCGCTCTAGCGAGAGCGCGAACCCACAGGCGGCAGCCCTGGCGTCCAGATTGGAGAGAACGGCGTCATAGCGACCGCCAGAAGCCACCGAAGCCGAGCAGCCAGGCGCATAGGCCTTGAAGATCAACCCGGTGTAATAATCAAACGAGTTGATTATTGAGAAATCGAAGGAAGGCGTCCAGGGCGATCCGTTGACATCCAGGCTACCCACCAGCCAGGAAAGCTCCTGGGTGCCCCTTTGGTCGGGTTCTACCTGGGCTTTTTCCAACAGGGCGTCGATAGCGCCTATGACTTCTGAACCACCGGAGAGCCTTGGGATTTCGCGAATAGCCTGAGCAGCTGGCCCACAAAGCCCACAGACATCCAAATAGGCATCTAGGCCCACCAGGTCGCTCTCATGAACCAGGGAGAGCACCTCTTGGATTTGCTCTTCCGATAAGCCCGAAACATCCAGGGCTGCACGCAACGGCTGCACCGAGCCGCATACGATAGTCCAACCTTTAATTCCTGCAGCATCCAGTGTCTGGGCTAGAAGCTGGAGCACCTCTTGCTCGGCCTCGCCATCTGGAGCACCTACAAGCTCGATGCCCAGCTGAGTGAATTGGCGGGCTTCCCCTCTCAGCGACTGCTGCTCTCGCACCACCGGCGCCTGATAGCGTAGACGCAGCGGAAATCCCGCGGGATCACTCAAGCGGCTCGCCACCATGCGTGCAATGGGAAGTGTGAGGTCCGGCCTGAGCATGAGCAGGCGGTCATCGTCGTCGATCAGTTGAAAGGGCACGCCTTTTATGCGCCCCGCTCGCTCCAACACTTCCCGAGACTCCAAAAGCGGCGTCTCAACAGGCAGATATCCGGCAGCAGAGAAGACCTCGCGTACGCGGCCGGCGATCTTTTCGCGAGTCAATGCCTCCTGAGGAAGTATGTCGCGGAACCCTCGGGGGGTGCTGTGAATCATAGAGACTCCTTTAGCCAAACATCCAAAAACTCGTGGATAGAGTCGATGCTTTACTTTAGTAAAGTGTCTGCAAGCACTTTATCACAGTAAAGTCTTGGGTTGCAGCCCGTGACCTATTGTTTACTAAAGCGCCTAGCCCGCAGAGAATCTGCCAGCTAGGCGCAAGGTGCAAGAATTGAGGCCGCGTTTCTTGGCAAGAAATGCGCTAGGTGTAAAGCCAGGCACCACAAGAAACAGAATCTTAGAGCTCAGCCGCCCAGGTAGGCCTTGCGCACGCGGTCATCCTGAGCGAGCTCGTCTGCGTTGCCACTCATGGTGACGCGGCCCGTCTCGAGGACATAGGCGCGATCGGCGATGGAGAGCGCCTTGGCGGCGTTTTGCTCTACCAGCAGGATGGTGGTGCCGGACTGGTGAAGGCTGCGGATGATGTCGAAGATCTCATCCACCAGAATTGGGGCAAGGCCCATGGAGGGCTCGTCGAGCATGAGGAGCTTAGGACGACTCATAAGAGCGCGACCCATGGCAAGCATCTGCTGCTCGCCGCCGGAAAGGGTGCCGGCAGACTGGCCTTCGCGCTCTTTCAAGCGAGGGAAGCGCTCATAGACCATCTCAAGGGTCTCCCCCACTTGATTGTCTTTGCGCACAAATGCGCCCATCTCCAAATTCTCGCGCACGCTCATGTTGAGGAAGACGCGGCGGCCTTCAGGGCAGAGGGCCATGCCTTTGGCTACCGTATGGTGAGCAGGCACATGCGCCAGATTCTCACCATTGAAGGTAATGGCGCCGCTGCGGGGCTTAAGCAGGCCCGAGACCGTGTTGAGCGTGGTGGTCTTGCCAGCGCCGTTGGCGCCGATGAGAGTGACGACCTCGCCTTCGTTTACCTCAAAGGAAACATCTTTGATGGCATGGATGTTGCCGTAGAAGACGTTGACTTTATCGGCTTCCAAAAGTGCCATAGCCTTATGCCTCCTTTGCAGACGTGCCTAGGTATGCCTCGATGACCTGGGGGTTACCCTGGATCTCTTGAGGCGTCCCCTTGGCGATGATGCGGCCGAAATTGAGCACTGCGATGCCTTCGCAGATGCCCATGACGAGGTTCATGTCATGCTCGATCAAGAGCACGGCGATCTTGAACTCGTCGCGAATCTTGCGGATGTTCTCCATGAGCTCGGCGGTCTCGCTGGGGTTCATGCCGGCTGCAGGCTCGTCCAACAGCAAAAGCTTGGGGCCGGTGGCGAGGGCGCGCACGATCTCCAGGCGGCGCTGGGCGCCATAGGGCAGGTTTCCTGCCTGGACATGAGCGAGATCGGCCATGCCAAAGACGTCCAGAAGCTCCAAAGAGCGGTCGTGGAACTCCTTCTCGGAGAGCCAATAGCGAGGCAGGCGGAAGATGCCGCTCCACATGCCGCATTTCACTGAGTTATGCAGGCCGATAGTGACGTTCTCTTCCACTGTGAGGCTCGAGAAGAGACGGATGTTTTGGAAGGTGCGGGCGATGCCCATCTGGTTTACCTTGGCGACACCCATCCCTGCGGTGTCTTGGCCGTCCAAAAGAATGGTGCCTCGAGTGGGCTGGTAGACCTTGGTAAGCAGGTTGAACACTGTGGTTTTGCCAGCCCCGTTGGGTCCAATGAGCCCAGCGATCTCGGTCTTTCCCACAATGAGGTTGAAGTCTTCTACGGCATGGAGGCCGCCAAAGTCTATGCCTAAGTGGCGGCATTCAAGCACAGGAGTGGAAAAGACGTCGCGCTCAGGCACGATGCCATCTGATGGCAGGGGTACCATGCGGGTATGTTGCTTTGCCGTGGTAGGTGCTGGAGCAGTGGACTCCACTTTGTCTCCGCGGGACCTGGCAGCCTGTGCCTTATAGGACCCTTGGGCAGCCCGGGAGGAGAGCTTCTTGTTGTCTTGAGAGTTCTTAGCCACGGTTGCCCCCCTCCTCTGCTAGATCGGGCTCTTCTAAGGCGTCCTTGTCGCTTAGCCAAGGCACTTTGGCCTTGAAGGCTTCCATGAAGCGCTGGACTACAGGAACATTGGGGAGCACCATGACGCAGATGAGCACGACAGCGTAGATAAGCATGCGGTAGTCGGCCATGAAGCGCAAGAACTCCGGCAGGATGGTGAGGATGGTGGCCGAGATGATGGATCCGCGAATGTTGCCGATGCCGCCCAACACCACGTAGACCAGGATGAGGATGGAGGTGTTGTAGTCAAAGCGGCTGGCAACCACGCTGGAGAAGTTCATGGCATAGAGGGTGCCTGCCATGCCCGCCAAGGCTGCGGAGACCACAAAGGCCATGAGGCGGTATTTGGTGACATTGATGCCCACTGACTCTGCCGCGATACGGTTGTCGCGCACGGCCATGATGGCGCGGCCGGAACGGCTGCGCACCAGGTTGGAGACCACAAAAAGGGTGAACATGATAAGCAGGAAGCCCATCACGAAGGTGGAAAGCTTGGAGATGCCCACTGCACCCTGAGGGCCGTTGATGATGACGGTGCCGTTGGTCATGCCCAGATCCTGCACAGAGCTCATGGACACATGAAGGCCAGAAGCGTCAGAGCCCACATAGAGGTTGTTCAAGATGTTCTTGATGATCTCGCCAAAGGCAAGGGTAACGATGGCCAGATAGTCGCCAGAGAGCCTCATAACAGGCACGCCTACGATAAACCCTGCCACGGCGCCAAAACAGCCGCCGGTAAGAATGGAGATCAAAAGCCTCAAAAAAACGTTGGGAATAATCGGCGCGAGCATCGAGGCCATGATGCAGCCGGTAAAAGCACCCACCGACATAAAGCCCGCATGTCCTAAAGAAAGCTCTCCCGAAATGCCCACCACTAGGTTCAGAGACACCGCCGCGCACACATAGACGCAAATGGGCACCAGCTGGCCTTGAAGAGCGCTGGACATAGATCCGGTAACAATGAAGCCTTGCACGATGAGGAAGGCCACAATCACCAAAAAGTAAGTACCAAAGGTCCCCTTGAAAGCCTCCAACAAACGGTCCTTGAAGGAGGGAGTGCTTTTTGTCACAGTCGTTGCTTGCATAGCCACCTCCTACACCTTCTCGGGCACATACTTGCCCAAAAGGCCCGAAGGCTTGATGAGCAGCACAATGATGAGTACGGCAAATACCACAGCGTCAGCCAGCTGCGTGCCAATGTAGGCCTTGGCGAAGATCTCAATTATGCCGAGAAGCACGCCGCCTAACACGGCACCGGGAATCGAGCCGATACCACCAAACACGGCAGCGGTAAAAGCCTTGATGCCGGGCATGGCACCAGTGGTGGGCATGAGGGTGGGATAGGAACTGCATAGGAGTACGCCTGCTACTGCCGCAAGGCCAGAGCCAATGGCGAAAGTGGTAGAGATGGTGGTATCCACGTTGATGCCCATGAGTCGAGCGGCACCGGGATCCTCAGAGCAGGCGCGCATGGCCTTGCCCATCTTGGTTTTGGCGGTGAACAGGCCCAACACGACCATGATGATCACACTTGCGCCGATGGTGATGAGAGTCTCAGCAGAGATATTGAGCTGTCCATCGAAGAGCTGAAGGCTCGGCAAACCTGCGGCAATGGAGGGGAACACCTTGGGATTGGAGCCCCAGATGAGCAGCGCCAGGTTTTGCAGCAGATAGGAAACGCCAATAGCGGTGATGAGCACCGTAAGGCTTGGGGACTGGCGCAGTGGCTTGTAGGCTACGCGCTCGATAAGAATGCCCAACAGAGTGCAGCCGCAAATGGCGATGAGGACGCAGATAAGGGGGTTCATCCCCAGGTAGAACAGGGTCATGAACGCGATGTAGCCACCAACCATGATGACGTCGCCGTGGGCAAAGTTGAGCATCTTCGCAATGCCGTAGACCATGGTGTAGCCCAAAGCGATAATGGCGTACACACTGCCTAAGCTTATGCCGTTGATGAGGTTGGTCAAAAACTCCATGCATCCTCCCTTCATGCCGAACTATGGATAGTGAGATGCCGCTCAGAAGAGGAAGGCTCGCCGGTGGAGGCGAATGGGTTTCTCGGCAAGTAAAACTTAAATTTATCTTAAAAGTATGCCTTTTAAAGTACCAAGAAACCGTCCTCTAAAGAACGGAGGTCACCTGAATATAGGTGACCTCCGCCACAGAGGGGGCACTATGTTACGTAGGCCTTACAAAGTAAGAGTTACTCCATGCCCACGTAGGCGCCGTTTTGGATGACCATGCCCTTGGGCTCCTTGGTGGCCTCGCCCGTGTCAGACCAAGCGATGGACTCGCCGGTGAGACCGTCGAAGACGAAGTCGGAGGAGGTGAAGACCTCTACGAGCTTGTCGCAGATATCGGAAGCGCTCATGTCAGGGGTGCACTCGGCCTTCTCCAGGGCAGCCTGGAGGACATAGACGCAGTCATAGGCGTCGGCGGCAAATTGGTTGGGGGTCTCGTTGAACTTCTCCTTGTAGGCCTTGACGAATGCCTGGGTCTTTTCGTCAGAGGCATCGGCGTTGAAGGGGGTCAGAAGCATGACGCCCTCCGCCAAAGAGGTATCGAATCCTTCGAGGGAGAGGATGCCGTCCATGCCGTCTACGCCGAAGAACTTGGGGGTATAGCCCATGTCCTTGGCCTGCTTGAGGATGATGGAAGCAGGAGTGTAGTAGATGGGGAGGAACAGGATGTCTGCACCAGCGGACTTGCAGCTGTTGAGCTGGGCAGAGAAGTCGGTGGCGCTGTCGGCGGTGAAGGCCTCGTTGGCAACAACCTCAAGGCTGACATTCTTAGCCTCAGACAGGAATTTCTGGTCGATGCCGGTGGAGTAGGCGTCGGAGCTGTCGTAGATGATGCCCACCTTGGTGCCAAGCTTTTGCTCGGAAATGTACTTAGCAGAGGCGACGCCCTGGTTGGGGTCGGTGAAGCACATCTGGAAGACGTTGGGCTTGCGCTGCTCAGCCACATTGCCGTCGGCATCGGGCTGGCCGCCGATGACGTCGGTGGAGGAGGCAGAAGGCGTGAGCTCGAAGATGTTGTCGGCGGAAGCCTCCTTGGAGACAGCGATGCAGGGAGCCGTGGTGGTGGTGCCCATGAGCATCTGCATGCCCCAGTCCTTCAGGGTGTTAAAGGCGTTGACGGATTTCTCAGCGTTGTTCTCGTCATCCTCGAAGCGATAGTCAAACTTGAACGTGGAGTCGGAGGCGTTGATCTCGTCCACAGCGATCTGCGCCGCATTCTTGCAGGCGTTGCCATAGATGGCAGCAGGGCCGGTGATGGGGCCGATGCCGCCCAGCTTGAACTTGGCCTCGCCGCCCTCGGAAGAGCTGCCGCCGTTGTCAGAGCCACCAGTGGAATTGCCGCAACCGGTGAGGACCACAGCGCCGGCTGCGCCGGCTACGCCCATTGCCTGTACGAAGCCGCGGCGAGAGATGTTGCTAAAGCTCATAATTCCCCCTCTTTCCGCGCTCACCCTTCCTTTGAAAAACCTCTATGCATCGGTGAGCGTATTGATATGTGGGGCAAATGGTAAAGAAAGAGTCCTCAATGGAAAAGTAAGAATCGAGATTTAAAAGCACCTGAAACATTCTGTTCATGGAACGGAGCCCGATGAGGTCACATATTCACTCTTGTAAATACATCTGGAGCCTGAGGAAGTACTAGCGACCGAATCGTGATGTGAGAGCTCTCAGGAATTGAGCTTCTGGCCATCGAAGTATCAGTGCAAGGCCATAGGTCACCAGGAGAGCTGGCATTCCCCCTGCTATGCAGAGAAGTACCGACCGCATGAAGCTGGTGGGGCCAAAGCCGACAAGCCCTAGGACCCAGACAATGCCATACCCCACAAGAGCCCCTGTGGCTCCTGCCAGAAGACTATGCAGGCTGGCTTTGACCACAGCGCGAAGGCCCAATTGCCCTAAGCCTGCACGCAACTGGATAAAGGCAACAAGGTCAACAGCGATATAGAAGGCTAGAGAAGAGAGCGCTACCACGTCGATGCCATAAAGCGGGGTGAAAACCACGCAGATGAGCACTTGAATAACGCCTGCCACGATAGAGGCCCAGGCAAAGATAGTAAGCTTGCGGTAACTGGAGCACACCTTTTGCAGGTAAGTGCATACGCCATAGAGAGGCAATGACAAAGAGAGGCTTATCAGGTAGGAACCCATGAGCTCAAGGCCCTCCTGGCTAAACTTGCCCGCTCCCAAGATCACCATGAGCTCCGGAGAGAACACAATGAGGTAGAGCATAAAAGGTACCAAGAAGAACAGGATGCGGTTGGTGCCTGCAGCAATGCCAGCTTTGAAACCCTCCATGTCCTGGGAAGAGTAGGCCTCAGACAGCTCTGTGAACATGGCGGTGGTGATGGGAATGGCCAGAATTGCATAGGGCAGCGTATACCAAAGCCTGGCGTAGTACATGACGGCCGAACCCTCTGGAGTGACCTGCAGCGCACAGCTGGACTGCACCGACACGGTCACAAAACTCACGATGGTAACCACAATAGAGGGAACGCCGATGGAGAGCGTCTCTTTGATCGCCGGATCGTGGAAGTCTACATAGGGACGAATGCGAACGCCTAGCTTATACAGGCTTGGCACCTGCATGGCCACTTGGATCAATACTCCTAGCGGGTTGCCCAGCGCCAACACCATTACCGCTGCCGAAGGGTTTGCTGGCAGTAGCCACGCATAGCCAAAGAACGATGCCATACAAATGAAATTGTTAAAGATAGGAGCAGCGGTAGACCAGAAATAATGACGCTCGGCATTAAGGATGCCAGAGATAATAGATGAAAGGGCATAGAGGACGATCTCGATAGCAAAGAACCTAAAGAACATGGTAGCTTCGCCATGATCGAAGCCCTCGGCCGCACCCATGGACTGGGTGAGCACCACTTGATAGGCAAAGATCCAGCCCAATACTGTGATCACACCCATAAGAATGCACACCAGGCTGGTGAGGTTGGATACGTAGCGATTGGCGCCCTCACGACCGAGTTTTCGCTTGACAGATAGGTAGACTGGCAAAAATGCCGTGATGAGCATTCCACCCATCACCAGCTCATAGAGCTGATTGGGAAGATTGTTCGCAACGGTATAGGTGGATGCCACCGCAGTAAGCCCCAGCGCATAGGCCTGAGCCCAGGTACGCATAAAACCGGTGATGCGG harbors:
- the murJ gene encoding murein biosynthesis integral membrane protein MurJ, which encodes MAFWHRLSAHSKNSESQEAPEEKLQETAQWKVEDLELSEASSSPSDMQVPLEPFRPLDAPVDSEGRSFSGAEKDPRPQQATAMVPQSLAPEVGGGDPGSTMAILAAFEQSRASQKTAATPSADVLRAQQSQQINEAVPDPFDPGVALPYTPSAPAPSPYIPKIPDPSSDQIQERRFISPSSTGVFMAAYDNSRSWKPKKPGAQHFSEKAEKFVEDLRDRPAHASQQWDELLAQEVAEKPEPTQTVSGAHLKVPANDQWAESDGEALSLSLEGSEMVPTPEAPSVMNDARGAAALNQEEHVEIDQSVGRSAAMMSVLVIVSRITGFMRTWAQAYALGLTAVASTYTVANNLPNQLYELVMGGMLITAFLPVYLSVKRKLGREGANRYVSNLTSLVCILMGVITVLGWIFAYQVVLTQSMGAAEGFDHGEATMFFRFFAIEIVLYALSSIISGILNAERHYFWSTAAPIFNNFICMASFFGYAWLLPANPSAAVMVLALGNPLGVLIQVAMQVPSLYKLGVRIRPYVDFHDPAIKETLSIGVPSIVVTIVSFVTVSVQSSCALQVTPEGSAVMYYARLWYTLPYAILAIPITTAMFTELSEAYSSQDMEGFKAGIAAGTNRILFFLVPFMLYLIVFSPELMVILGAGKFSQEGLELMGSYLISLSLSLPLYGVCTYLQKVCSSYRKLTIFAWASIVAGVIQVLICVVFTPLYGIDVVALSSLAFYIAVDLVAFIQLRAGLGQLGLRAVVKASLHSLLAGATGALVGYGIVWVLGLVGFGPTSFMRSVLLCIAGGMPALLVTYGLALILRWPEAQFLRALTSRFGR